One Rosettibacter firmus genomic window carries:
- the hepT gene encoding type VII toxin-antitoxin system HepT family RNase toxin: protein MPDIEIIAKRIENFLLDFENLKKHKNVTADDIKQNKDLLWILERGIYLLIQNLFDMFAHIIAADFNESWDYYTDIPDILLKHNLISQEEAEQLKKMAGYRNRLSHEYLTLEVNVLIDIVNNRLKYFTKFLSVIKDYCKL, encoded by the coding sequence ATGCCGGATATTGAAATAATTGCCAAACGAATAGAAAATTTTCTACTGGATTTTGAGAATCTGAAGAAACATAAAAATGTTACTGCTGATGATATAAAACAGAACAAGGATTTATTATGGATACTGGAAAGAGGAATATATTTATTAATCCAAAATTTATTTGACATGTTTGCACATATAATAGCAGCAGATTTTAATGAAAGCTGGGATTATTATACAGACATTCCAGACATACTTCTTAAGCATAATTTAATATCACAAGAAGAAGCAGAACAATTAAAAAAGATGGCTGGTTATAGAAATCGACTAAGTCATGAATACTTAACTTTAGAAGTAAATGTTTTGATTGATATAGTGAATAATCGTTTAAAATATTTTACTAAGTTTTTATCTGTTATAAAAGATTATTGTAAGTTATAA
- a CDS encoding nucleotidyltransferase domain-containing protein: MHKDKIKNIVTEYLIEKPEIILAYIFGSFFKKNIFHDLDIGIYLSEEFNKNDFNKYPYGYESYLISELSLKVRMKVDVVIMNNSNLLLQQRIINNGILLFSKNDNFRVFYENTIRKNYIDAEPLRKIKSYYLSRKIENAGY; the protein is encoded by the coding sequence ATGCACAAGGATAAAATAAAAAATATAGTCACAGAATATTTAATTGAAAAACCAGAAATAATTCTGGCTTATATTTTTGGTTCATTTTTTAAAAAAAATATATTTCACGATTTGGATATTGGGATTTATCTTTCAGAAGAGTTTAATAAAAATGATTTTAATAAATACCCCTATGGATATGAAAGTTATTTAATTAGCGAATTGAGTCTAAAAGTTAGAATGAAAGTTGATGTGGTTATAATGAATAATTCTAATTTATTATTACAACAGAGAATAATTAATAATGGAATTTTATTATTTAGTAAAAATGATAACTTTAGAGTATTCTATGAAAATACAATAAGAAAAAACTATATTGATGCAGAACCCCTTAGAAAAATAAAGAGCTATTATCTAAGCAGGAAAATAGAAAATGCCGGATATTGA
- a CDS encoding YjbH domain-containing protein: MKIYLLLVVIILSIHQSYPQSLTGISGMFSIPIATINKDGEFTSGINYIERKYLKYANGNRDIINFYVYLNYLPFLEIGLRATRQLNYQGKSHTVDRMFNFKIKLIEEKKYLPVIAFGMNNPVSTEVNANHFNSTYLVITKNIYLSDSTQALNITLGYGSDLIKAADYQFIGFFGGVSYKPFNFMEVMIEYDAERFNSALRFTLLNHIKILAGFMGMKDFSGGVGYSFVLQ; encoded by the coding sequence TTGAAAATTTATTTACTACTTGTTGTTATAATTTTATCTATACATCAATCTTATCCTCAATCTTTAACAGGGATTTCAGGAATGTTTTCAATACCTATAGCAACAATAAACAAAGATGGGGAATTTACATCTGGTATAAATTATATAGAAAGAAAATATTTGAAATATGCAAATGGTAATCGAGATATTATTAATTTTTATGTGTATTTAAATTACTTACCATTTCTCGAAATTGGTTTAAGAGCAACTAGACAGTTGAATTATCAAGGGAAAAGTCATACAGTAGATAGGATGTTTAACTTCAAAATTAAGTTAATTGAAGAAAAAAAATATTTGCCTGTTATAGCTTTTGGTATGAATAATCCTGTAAGTACTGAAGTGAATGCTAATCATTTTAATTCTACTTATTTAGTAATAACTAAAAATATTTATTTAAGTGACTCAACTCAAGCATTGAATATAACATTGGGATATGGCTCTGATTTAATTAAAGCCGCAGATTACCAATTCATTGGTTTCTTTGGTGGTGTTTCTTATAAGCCTTTTAATTTTATGGAAGTAATGATTGAATATGACGCTGAAAGATTTAATTCTGCTTTAAGATTTACTTTATTAAACCATATTAAAATCTTGGCTGGATTTATGGGAATGAAAGATTTTAGTGGAGGTGTTGGTTATTCTTTTGTACTTCAATAA
- the nifJ gene encoding pyruvate:ferredoxin (flavodoxin) oxidoreductase produces the protein MERKKITIDGNEAAAYVAYRVSEVIAIYPITPSSPMGELSDAWSAAGIKNIWGTVPTVTEMQSEGGAAGAVHGALQAGALTTTFTASQGLLLMIPNMYKIAGELTPTVFHVSARSLAASALSIFGDHSDVMATRQTGFGLICSNSVQEVMDTALIAHAASLESRIPFVHFFDGFRTSHEVMKIESLSEDDIRAMINDDYVKEFKKRALNPDNPFIRGTAQNPDVYFQGREVVNRFYNACPDIVQKYMDKFAQLTGRQYHLFDYYGAPDAKRIIILMGSGAETAEETVDYLTQRMEEKVGIIKVRLYRPFSAKHLLAAIPKTVEKIAVLDRTKEPGSFGEPLYLDVVSAISDAMNSDNPPFAKMPKIVGGRYGLSSKEFTPAMVKAVFDNLKLDNPKNHFTVGIIDDVTFTSLDYDPSFIIEGDDVVKCLFYGLGADGTVGANKNSIKIIGEETDNYAQGYFVYDSKKSGSTTVSHLRFGKKPIRSTYLVQKANFVGCHQFTLLEKFDVLENIVDGGTFLLNSPYGKDDTWDKLPRKVQQQIIDKKLNFYVIDAYSVAAKTGMGSRVNTIMQTCFFAISGILPKDEAIEQIKKAIKKTYGAKGEEIVKKNFEAVDQTLENLYKIEVPEKVTSTIELPPIVSDKAPDYVKNVLAKIMAGKGDYVKVSEMPVDGTFPSATTRWEKRNIALEVPEWDPEWCIQCGKCALVCPHAAIRIKVYDKKYLENAPATFKHMDAKGKEFPEGYAYTIQVAVEDCTGCELCYEVCPAKNKRDTKRKALNMVPQIPIREQERVNFDFFLELPEIDRRLVNPSLVKSNQLLEPLFEFSGACSGCGETPYLKLMSQLFGDRAIIANATGCSSIYGGNLPTTPWAKNKEGRGPAWSNSLFEDNAEFGMGMRLAIDKQNEFAKELLVKLQNELGKEFVESIINADQKDEAGIYEQRQRVAELKKKLENINTPDAKKLLQVADYLVKKSVWIVGGDGWAYDIGYGGLDHVLASGKNVNILVLDTEVYSNTGGQMSKATGMGAVAKFAAAGKPTPKKDLAMMAMNYGNVYVARVAFGANDAQTVRAFLEAEAYDGPSIIIAYSHCIAHGINMSKGLESQKLAVDSGYWPLIRYNPENLKEGKNPLKLDSKAPKIKLEDYIYTETRYKMLTKSHPLIARQLLEKAQEEVIKRWKLYEQMASFDYSVSVTEKKEEKVAN, from the coding sequence ATGGAAAGAAAAAAAATAACGATTGATGGAAACGAAGCAGCGGCATATGTTGCTTATCGTGTGAGTGAAGTAATTGCAATTTATCCAATAACACCATCTTCACCAATGGGTGAACTGTCGGATGCATGGTCGGCAGCTGGTATAAAAAATATCTGGGGTACAGTTCCAACTGTAACAGAAATGCAAAGCGAAGGTGGTGCTGCTGGAGCTGTTCATGGTGCACTTCAAGCTGGTGCTTTGACTACTACATTTACAGCATCTCAGGGTTTATTGTTAATGATTCCAAATATGTATAAAATAGCTGGTGAATTAACCCCCACTGTATTTCATGTAAGTGCTCGCTCATTAGCTGCATCGGCTCTATCAATTTTTGGTGATCATAGCGATGTTATGGCTACCCGTCAAACTGGATTTGGATTGATTTGTTCTAACTCTGTTCAGGAAGTAATGGATACAGCTTTAATTGCTCATGCAGCTTCTCTGGAATCAAGAATTCCTTTTGTCCATTTCTTTGATGGATTTAGAACTTCACATGAAGTAATGAAAATTGAATCCCTGAGTGAGGATGATATTCGTGCTATGATTAATGATGATTATGTAAAAGAATTTAAGAAAAGAGCACTAAACCCTGATAACCCATTTATAAGAGGAACTGCTCAAAATCCAGATGTTTATTTCCAGGGGAGAGAAGTTGTAAATCGATTTTATAATGCTTGTCCAGATATAGTTCAAAAGTATATGGATAAATTTGCACAGTTAACAGGTCGTCAATATCATTTGTTTGATTATTATGGTGCACCTGATGCTAAAAGAATAATTATATTGATGGGTTCTGGTGCAGAAACAGCTGAAGAGACTGTTGATTATCTAACTCAAAGAATGGAAGAAAAAGTTGGTATAATAAAAGTAAGATTGTATCGTCCATTCTCTGCAAAACATTTGCTTGCTGCTATTCCTAAAACTGTAGAAAAAATTGCAGTTCTCGATAGAACCAAAGAACCAGGTTCATTTGGTGAACCACTTTACCTTGATGTTGTATCTGCAATTAGTGATGCAATGAATTCAGATAATCCACCATTTGCAAAAATGCCAAAAATTGTTGGTGGTCGTTATGGATTATCTTCAAAAGAATTTACTCCTGCAATGGTAAAAGCAGTTTTTGATAATCTTAAATTAGATAATCCTAAAAATCATTTTACAGTTGGAATTATTGACGATGTTACTTTCACAAGCTTGGATTATGATCCTTCATTTATAATTGAAGGAGATGATGTTGTAAAATGTTTATTCTATGGTCTTGGTGCAGATGGTACAGTTGGTGCAAATAAAAATTCTATTAAAATTATTGGTGAAGAAACAGATAATTATGCTCAGGGTTATTTTGTTTATGATTCAAAGAAATCTGGATCTACAACCGTATCGCATTTAAGATTTGGTAAGAAACCAATTCGTTCAACTTACCTTGTTCAAAAAGCAAATTTTGTTGGATGCCATCAGTTTACATTACTTGAAAAATTTGATGTACTTGAAAATATCGTAGATGGTGGAACATTTCTTCTAAATTCTCCTTATGGTAAAGATGATACATGGGATAAATTACCAAGAAAAGTTCAACAACAAATTATAGATAAAAAATTAAATTTCTATGTAATTGATGCTTATAGTGTTGCTGCAAAGACTGGAATGGGAAGTCGTGTTAATACTATAATGCAAACATGCTTCTTTGCAATATCGGGTATTCTTCCTAAAGATGAAGCTATTGAGCAAATTAAAAAAGCAATTAAGAAAACATACGGTGCAAAAGGAGAAGAAATAGTTAAAAAGAATTTTGAAGCAGTTGACCAGACACTCGAAAATCTTTATAAAATTGAAGTTCCAGAAAAAGTAACAAGTACTATTGAGCTACCACCAATTGTATCTGATAAAGCACCAGATTATGTTAAAAATGTTCTTGCAAAAATAATGGCTGGCAAAGGTGATTATGTAAAAGTAAGTGAAATGCCTGTAGATGGTACATTTCCATCAGCAACAACAAGATGGGAAAAAAGAAATATTGCTCTCGAAGTACCTGAGTGGGATCCTGAATGGTGTATACAATGCGGTAAATGTGCTCTTGTTTGTCCTCATGCTGCAATAAGAATAAAAGTATATGATAAAAAGTATTTAGAAAATGCACCTGCAACATTTAAGCACATGGATGCAAAAGGGAAAGAATTCCCTGAAGGTTATGCTTATACAATTCAAGTGGCAGTAGAAGATTGTACAGGTTGTGAATTATGTTATGAAGTATGTCCAGCAAAAAATAAGAGAGATACAAAACGTAAAGCACTTAATATGGTTCCACAAATACCAATTCGTGAACAGGAAAGAGTTAATTTTGATTTCTTCCTTGAATTACCTGAAATAGATAGAAGATTGGTTAATCCATCACTTGTAAAAAGTAATCAATTATTAGAACCTTTATTTGAGTTCTCTGGTGCATGTTCAGGTTGTGGTGAAACTCCTTATCTCAAACTAATGTCGCAATTATTTGGTGATAGAGCAATTATAGCAAATGCTACAGGATGTTCATCGATTTATGGTGGCAATTTACCTACAACACCATGGGCAAAAAATAAAGAAGGAAGAGGTCCTGCATGGTCAAATTCATTATTCGAAGATAATGCAGAATTTGGTATGGGTATGCGTCTTGCAATCGATAAACAAAATGAGTTTGCAAAAGAATTACTTGTAAAACTACAGAATGAATTAGGAAAAGAATTTGTTGAATCAATTATCAACGCAGATCAAAAAGATGAAGCTGGAATTTATGAACAGAGACAAAGAGTAGCTGAATTAAAGAAAAAATTAGAAAACATTAATACTCCTGATGCAAAGAAATTACTCCAAGTAGCTGATTATCTTGTTAAAAAATCTGTCTGGATTGTTGGTGGTGATGGATGGGCTTATGATATTGGCTATGGTGGATTAGATCATGTTTTGGCTTCTGGTAAAAATGTAAATATTCTTGTTCTTGATACAGAAGTTTATTCAAATACTGGTGGACAGATGTCGAAAGCAACAGGAATGGGTGCTGTTGCAAAATTTGCTGCAGCAGGTAAACCTACACCAAAGAAAGATTTAGCTATGATGGCAATGAATTATGGTAATGTTTATGTAGCTCGAGTAGCTTTTGGTGCAAATGATGCTCAAACAGTTCGTGCATTCCTCGAAGCAGAAGCATATGATGGACCATCTATCATTATTGCTTACAGTCATTGTATTGCTCATGGTATTAATATGTCTAAAGGACTTGAAAGTCAAAAATTAGCAGTTGATAGTGGATACTGGCCATTAATTAGATATAATCCAGAAAATCTTAAAGAAGGGAAGAATCCTCTTAAATTAGATTCAAAAGCTCCAAAGATTAAACTTGAAGACTATATTTACACTGAAACCAGATATAAGATGTTAACTAAATCTCATCCACTAATTGCAAGACAACTACTTGAAAAAGCACAGGAAGAAGTTATTAAGAGATGGAAATTATATGAACAGATGGCAAGTTTTGATTATTCTGTGAGTGTAACAGAAAAGAAAGAAGAAAAAGTTGCAAATTAA
- a CDS encoding ATP-binding protein — protein MKDLFKTIIKDFHTNFIPAVKKRNLSVPINSNKIVTIIGGRRTGKTYYLYQLINQILDYTEITNIVYINFEDERLNISDKELQLIIDAYYELYPDNKSELYFFFDEIQYFKNWERFVRRIYDSISKKIFITGSSSKLLSKEIATSLRGRSITYELFPLTFNEYLQFRNIDSSDIYSTRNKAKIRRAFNEYLFNGGYPEVVNFDKELRLRTLQSYFDVMIYRDIIERYEIRNVLALKYFIKKSISNVANYLSINKLYNELKSAGIKISKDSIYDFINYVNDCYLLFLINIYSESIHIQNTNDKKIYCVDNGIVSSISYAASENIGRLLENIIYLSLRVDGYYIYYFRDKRECDFVVIKEGKIKDAIQVTKELNSNNREREIEGLIDALEYFGLKKGTIITLNQSDELVVNGKHIKIVPAWQWLLKKNNE, from the coding sequence ATGAAAGATTTATTCAAAACAATAATTAAAGACTTCCATACTAATTTTATTCCAGCAGTAAAGAAAAGAAATCTATCTGTCCCTATTAACTCGAATAAAATTGTGACAATTATCGGAGGTAGAAGGACTGGTAAAACTTATTATTTATATCAATTAATAAACCAAATCTTAGATTATACAGAGATAACTAATATAGTTTATATTAATTTCGAAGATGAACGTTTAAATATTTCTGATAAAGAATTACAATTAATTATTGATGCTTATTATGAATTATACCCGGATAATAAAAGTGAATTATATTTCTTTTTTGATGAGATTCAATATTTTAAAAACTGGGAAAGATTTGTCAGAAGAATATATGATTCTATATCAAAAAAAATTTTTATAACGGGTTCTTCTTCTAAATTACTAAGTAAAGAAATAGCCACAAGTTTAAGAGGACGATCTATTACTTATGAGTTATTTCCTCTAACTTTTAATGAATACTTGCAGTTCAGGAATATTGATAGTAGTGATATTTATTCGACCAGAAATAAAGCTAAGATAAGAAGAGCTTTTAATGAATATTTATTTAATGGAGGATATCCTGAAGTTGTAAATTTTGATAAAGAATTAAGGTTAAGAACTTTGCAATCTTATTTCGATGTAATGATTTATCGCGATATTATTGAACGTTATGAAATAAGAAATGTATTAGCATTGAAATACTTTATTAAGAAATCAATATCTAATGTGGCTAATTATTTATCTATTAATAAACTTTATAATGAACTAAAATCTGCAGGTATAAAAATTTCTAAAGATTCTATATATGATTTTATAAATTATGTGAATGATTGTTATTTATTATTTCTGATTAATATTTACTCGGAATCTATACATATTCAAAATACAAATGATAAAAAAATTTATTGTGTAGATAATGGTATTGTTTCATCAATTTCTTATGCAGCTTCAGAAAATATTGGAAGACTTCTGGAAAACATTATTTATCTTAGTTTAAGAGTAGATGGGTATTATATATATTATTTTCGTGATAAAAGAGAATGCGATTTTGTTGTAATAAAGGAGGGCAAAATAAAAGATGCAATTCAAGTTACTAAGGAATTGAATAGCAACAACAGAGAACGAGAAATTGAAGGATTAATAGATGCACTGGAATATTTTGGGTTAAAGAAAGGAACTATAATAACATTAAATCAATCAGATGAATTGGTAGTTAATGGAAAACACATAAAGATTGTGCCAGCATGGCAATGGCTACTGAAGAAGAATAACGAGTAA
- a CDS encoding sugar transferase translates to MLKKLYNLPAKMESRINKYHNKIIKKFIDIVISIFLFVILLPIVFIIIFSIVKLTDGGSVLFKQKRFGYKREIFTIYKFRSMNLDGKEYTKYGNFIRKRFIDEIPQIINVLKGEMSVVGPRPHAVEEDLKYSGMLSEYNNRYEVLPGITGWAQVNNLRGKLNDELIKKRLDYDLWYIRNWSLWLDVKIIFMTLWKMIKGDRSSKC, encoded by the coding sequence TTGTTGAAGAAGTTATATAATCTTCCTGCTAAAATGGAATCACGAATTAATAAGTATCACAATAAAATCATTAAGAAATTTATTGATATAGTGATTTCAATTTTTCTGTTTGTGATATTATTACCAATTGTTTTTATAATTATATTTTCTATAGTAAAGTTAACAGATGGAGGGAGTGTATTATTCAAACAAAAAAGATTTGGTTACAAAAGAGAAATATTCACTATTTATAAATTCCGTTCGATGAATTTAGATGGGAAAGAATATACTAAATATGGAAATTTTATCAGGAAGAGATTTATTGATGAAATACCACAAATTATTAATGTATTAAAAGGTGAAATGAGTGTGGTAGGACCAAGACCTCATGCAGTAGAAGAAGATTTAAAATATTCTGGAATGCTAAGTGAATATAATAATCGTTATGAAGTTTTACCTGGAATAACAGGATGGGCACAGGTTAATAATTTAAGAGGTAAATTAAATGATGAATTAATAAAGAAACGTTTGGATTATGATTTGTGGTATATAAGAAATTGGTCATTATGGCTGGACGTGAAAATTATTTTTATGACACTTTGGAAGATGATAAAAGGGGATAGAAGTAGTAAGTGCTAA
- a CDS encoding ATP-binding protein produces MKDLIKRIIVDFIERDLPQIKDRSINIPLNSGKIISIVGARRTGKTFLLYLLINKLRAEIPSDRIVYFNFEDDRLFPPTLKTMDLFLQSYYELFPDNKLQHVYFFFDEIQLVDNWEKFIRRIYDNEKCSIFITGSSSKLLIKELSTALRGRSISYELFPLDFKEYLSFNDIEINIHSTKSVTKIINIFNKYVSSTSFPELINMEDELKQKSLREYLDLIIYKDIVERYGVSNIHLMKYLIRFLFSNSGNLISINKIYNELKSSGLNISRNSVYEYISYLEDSYIIFNVKLFTRNLREQFRNPSKYFTLDNGLKKLVSTSEDKGKLLESIVFMHLRRRSNNIYYYLSEQEIDFVLSEEKKLINVCYDLSSRATRIREINSFLNGLKKFKNYSALLLTNDEEGEEIVDGNVIKIMPVWKWILLQE; encoded by the coding sequence ATGAAAGACTTAATAAAAAGAATAATTGTTGATTTTATTGAAAGAGATTTACCTCAAATCAAAGATCGCAGTATAAACATCCCTCTTAATTCAGGTAAAATTATTTCTATTGTTGGAGCAAGAAGAACTGGCAAAACTTTTTTATTATACCTTTTGATAAATAAATTACGAGCAGAAATTCCCTCAGATAGAATAGTATATTTTAATTTTGAAGATGATAGATTATTCCCCCCAACTCTAAAAACAATGGATTTATTTCTTCAATCATATTATGAGTTGTTCCCTGATAATAAATTGCAACATGTATATTTCTTTTTTGATGAAATACAGTTAGTTGATAATTGGGAAAAATTTATACGCAGAATTTATGATAACGAAAAATGTAGCATCTTTATAACTGGCTCTTCTTCAAAACTCTTAATTAAAGAATTAAGTACAGCATTAAGAGGTAGAAGTATAAGCTATGAGTTATTCCCATTAGATTTTAAAGAATATTTGTCTTTTAATGATATAGAAATAAATATTCACTCAACAAAATCAGTAACTAAAATTATTAACATATTTAATAAATATGTTAGTTCTACCTCTTTCCCAGAACTAATAAATATGGAAGATGAATTAAAACAAAAATCATTACGTGAATATTTAGATTTGATCATTTATAAAGATATTGTTGAAAGATATGGTGTATCAAACATTCATTTAATGAAATATCTTATAAGATTTTTATTTAGTAATAGTGGTAATCTTATTTCTATTAATAAAATTTATAATGAACTAAAATCTTCTGGTCTGAATATTTCGAGGAATTCGGTTTATGAATATATTTCTTATCTGGAAGATTCATATATCATATTCAATGTCAAGTTATTCACCAGAAATTTGAGAGAGCAATTTAGAAATCCGAGTAAGTATTTTACATTAGATAATGGACTGAAAAAATTAGTTTCTACAAGTGAAGATAAAGGGAAATTACTTGAGTCGATTGTATTTATGCATTTGAGAAGAAGAAGTAATAATATTTATTATTATTTGTCAGAACAAGAAATTGATTTTGTATTAAGTGAAGAGAAAAAATTAATAAATGTTTGTTATGATTTATCCTCAAGAGCGACAAGAATTAGAGAGATTAATTCTTTTTTGAATGGATTAAAAAAGTTTAAAAATTATTCAGCATTACTGCTTACAAATGATGAGGAGGGGGAAGAAATAGTTGATGGAAATGTTATAAAGATTATGCCGGTTTGGAAATGGATATTGTTACAGGAATGA
- a CDS encoding IS110 family transposase translates to MHKTKYFIGIDISADDFSASCISSPDNIVFSTQKFSNNIDGAEEFLSLLSKHNIKQSETIICMEATGVYSENITYFLASKGFTISIEAPQKVKNKTKDTPRKNDFIDALSIAEYAYRYYDKLPIWKPKNEILEQIQVLLTTREHLSVQMTANINALKTLKHKYYQTPLANQIYEKTISKLKEHIKEIDREIKALINKDDSFKNNIFLAMSVPGVGLLLAANLLVLAKGFTEVLNYKRIASYTGICPYEQMSGTSLHKPPRSRKCGPSKLRKLLYLAALSVRTHKRNFKKYFLRKVSEGKNKRLILNNIENKLLKIICAVINSGVAYTENYKSINPNLLKSD, encoded by the coding sequence ATGCATAAAACAAAATATTTCATTGGCATCGATATTTCAGCAGATGATTTTTCTGCTAGTTGTATTAGTAGTCCTGATAATATTGTTTTCTCAACACAAAAGTTTTCAAATAACATTGATGGTGCTGAAGAGTTTTTATCTTTGCTCTCTAAACACAACATAAAACAGTCTGAAACTATCATTTGTATGGAAGCAACAGGAGTTTATTCTGAGAACATTACTTACTTCTTAGCTTCAAAAGGATTTACTATTTCTATTGAAGCTCCACAGAAAGTAAAGAACAAAACGAAAGATACGCCAAGAAAAAATGACTTTATTGATGCTCTATCAATAGCAGAATATGCTTACAGGTATTATGATAAACTCCCTATCTGGAAACCAAAAAATGAGATATTAGAGCAAATACAGGTGCTTTTAACTACTCGTGAACACCTTAGCGTTCAGATGACTGCTAATATAAATGCTCTTAAAACTCTAAAGCATAAATATTATCAAACTCCGCTGGCTAATCAGATTTATGAAAAAACTATCAGTAAACTTAAAGAACATATCAAAGAGATTGACCGGGAAATAAAGGCTTTAATCAATAAAGACGATTCATTTAAGAACAATATTTTTTTAGCCATGTCTGTTCCTGGTGTTGGATTACTTTTAGCTGCAAATCTCCTTGTTCTAGCAAAAGGCTTTACCGAAGTGCTTAACTACAAACGTATAGCCTCCTATACTGGAATATGTCCCTATGAACAGATGAGCGGAACATCGCTGCATAAACCACCAAGATCAAGAAAGTGTGGTCCATCTAAACTCAGAAAACTACTTTATCTTGCAGCATTATCTGTAAGAACACATAAACGTAACTTTAAGAAATACTTTCTTCGCAAAGTATCTGAAGGAAAAAATAAACGCCTAATACTAAACAACATTGAAAATAAACTATTAAAAATAATTTGTGCTGTCATTAATTCTGGTGTTGCTTATACTGAAAATTATAAATCTATTAATCCAAATTTATTAAAATCAGATTGA